Proteins from a genomic interval of Geodermatophilus obscurus DSM 43160:
- a CDS encoding TetR/AcrR family transcriptional regulator, with protein sequence MARPFRQQADEGILDRAAALFARRGFAKTSVQDIADAVGLSKAGLLHHFPSKDALHEAVLAQAETLGRRVLDQLGGLPPGPARDRQALEVLVDVALAHPGLVALVLAPVTDLGAEPGPAVADLVLQAFGVDPGTTEPPRSVRVIGALAALAVLTLAAHAQDQTTAWRRHIVATCFDALGHHAAGATPSDPDQVEA encoded by the coding sequence GTGGCACGACCGTTCCGCCAGCAGGCCGACGAGGGCATCCTCGACCGGGCCGCTGCCCTCTTCGCCCGCCGCGGGTTCGCCAAGACGTCGGTGCAGGACATCGCGGACGCCGTGGGGCTGTCCAAGGCGGGCCTGCTGCACCACTTCCCGAGCAAGGACGCGCTGCACGAGGCGGTGCTGGCCCAGGCCGAGACCCTGGGCCGGCGCGTGCTCGACCAGCTGGGCGGCCTGCCCCCCGGTCCGGCCCGCGACCGGCAGGCGCTGGAGGTCCTGGTCGACGTCGCCCTGGCGCACCCCGGGCTCGTCGCGCTCGTGCTCGCGCCGGTCACCGACCTCGGCGCCGAGCCCGGGCCCGCCGTCGCCGACCTGGTCCTGCAGGCCTTCGGCGTCGACCCCGGGACCACGGAGCCGCCGCGCTCGGTCCGGGTCATCGGCGCGCTCGCCGCACTCGCCGTCCTGACCCTCGCGGCGCACGCCCAGGACCAGACCACCGCGTGGCGGCGGCACATCGTCGCCACCTGCTTCGACGCGCTCGGCCACCACGCTGCCGGCGCCACCCCGTCCGACCCCGACCAGGTGGAGGCCTGA